From the Tribolium castaneum strain GA2 chromosome 2, icTriCast1.1, whole genome shotgun sequence genome, one window contains:
- the mRpS18C gene encoding small ribosomal subunit protein bS18m has translation MFRQFLSQNSVFSRSVVRYVPQIRTQSTTDEPLFDMENPFEKERQQCLLCRHKIIPNYKNVKLLSQFQSPYTGRVYGKHITGLCDTQQKLVEAEIIKAQNAGLMATYLKEPCYLKDPKLFDADNPIRPHRF, from the exons ATGTtccgccagtttttgagccaAAACTCAG TGTTTTCGCGCTCTGTGGTACGTTATGTGCCCCAAATTCGGACGCAATCGACCACCGATGAGCCCCTTTTCGACATGGAGAACCCCTTTGAGAAGGAGAGACAGCAGTGCCTCCTCTGCCGCCACAAAATTATTCCTAATTACAAGAACGTGAAGTTATTGTCGCAATTCCAGTCACCATACACTGGACGTGTTTATGGGAAACACATAACTGGGCTTTGTGATACGCAACAAAAGTTGGTTGAAGCGGAAATAATCAAGGCCCAAAATGCTGGTCTCATGGCCACGTATTTGAAGGAACCGTGCTATTTGAAGGACCCGAAGTTGTTTGATGCCGACAATCCAATCAGGCCACACAGGTTTTAA
- the LOC659812 gene encoding diuretic hormone receptor-like isoform X3, producing the protein MSWSEPLPQEPEPVDADLWPSSENVLNETEDIKIRLNITLQHCTSLYTNRTTALAETHPDGFCPVTTDGLLCWPPTPINETTYVKCFAELMNIRYDDTQNATRVCLANGTWTKADYSKCTEIILIPDVETQATIYFVGYVLSLITLSIALGIFTYFKELRCLRNRIHMNLMWSYMLMYIMWILTLTVLGSKGGTGASIACIFVITLLHYFHISTFFWMFVEGLYLYILVVETLTRENYKLRVYVCIGWGLPMIFILVWVIVKSFIPAAGDPATCTWFNSHDVDWIFQGPTMLVLLLNLAFLLAIMWVLITKLRSANTVETQQYHKAAKALLVLMPLLGITYVITIYAPTPDKKSEIIFECVRAVLLSTQGFTVALFYCFLNTEVQNTVRHHFETWKTRRSLGPSRLRSGSRSKDWSPRSRTESIR; encoded by the exons ATGAGTTGGTCCGAACCTCTCCCCCAGGAGCCGGAGCCCGTCGACGCCGACTTGTGGCCCAGTTCCGAGAATGTCCTCAACGAAACAGAGGACATCAAGATCCGACTCAACATCACCTTACAACACTGCACCAGCCTCTATACCAACAGGACCACAGCCCTCGCAGAAACCCACCCAGATGGGTTTTGCCCCGTCACCACCGATGGGCTGCTGTGCTGGCCGCCCACGCCCATCAACGAGACGACCTATGTCAAGTGCTTCGCCGAATTGATGAACATCAGATACGACGACACAC aGAATGCCACAAGAGTTTGCCTCGCTAATGGGACATGGACGAAAGCCGATTATTCCAAATGCACCGAAATCATTCTTATCCCCGACGTCGAAACCCAAGCCACGATTTATTTCGTCGGATACGTTTTAAGTTTAATTACACTGTCGATAGCTTTGGGAATTTTCACATATTTCAA AGAGCTGCGCTGCTTGAGAAACCGAATTCACATGAATCTCATGTGGTCTTACATGTTAATGTACATAATGTGGATTCTGACCCTGACGGTT CTGGGCTCCAAAGGGGGCACTGGAGCCTCCATAGCTTGCATATTCGTCATCACACTGCTACATTACTTCCACATTTCCACGTTTTTTTGGATGTTTGTTGAGG GCCTGTATCTTTATATTCTCGTCGTTGAAACACTGACCAGGGAGAATTATAAATTGAGGGTTTATGTGTGCATCGGGTGGG GCTTGCCAATGATTTTCATCCTCGTTTGGGTGATTGTCAAGAGCTTTATCCCGGCAGCGGGCGACCCAGCCACA TGCACTTGGTTCAACAGTCATGACGTGGACTGGATTTTCCAAGGGCCTACAATGCTGGTTCTCCTGCTGAATTTGGCCTTCCTGCTGGCCATAATGTGGGTCCTCATAACAAAACTGCGATCTGCCAATACGGTGGAAACCCAACAGTATCATAAAGCGGCCAAAGCCCTCCTCGTACTTATGCCCTTGCTGGGCATCACCTACGTTATCACAATCTACGCCCCAACCCCTGATAAGAAATCGGAAATCATTTTCGAGTGCGTCCGCGCTGTCCTTCTCTCGACACAG GGCTTCACTGTCGCTCTATTCTACTGCTTCTTAAACACGGAGGTGCAGAACACCGTCCGCCACCACTTCGAAACGTGGAAAACACGACGATCTCTGGGCCCATCCAGACTACGTTCGGGGAGTCGCAGCAAGGACTGGTCCCCCAGGTCACGCACGGAGAGTATACG GTGA
- the LOC660070 gene encoding transcription factor E2F5, producing MGENQQSRFEKSLGLLTTKFVNLLQKSTGGVLDLKVAADLLAVRQKRRIYDITNVLEGIGLIEKKSKNSIQWKPYTYKDALPGCNTQEFALKVTNLKKELAKLDEFEQELDKHKLWIEQSIRNTTEDIQTKRYLYVNNEDLSKVFMEDETVILLNAPTDVTTIGYQKNANNANFLKVQSKGSPIIANILSLAPEPEIRVPRKRPKASVKTESEEPESKKSHYDEDVHGDLIAAEILFRKISSDIGKESNDCEDLLAEKGLYPLIDLSPLGYNQDYAFGLLEEEGISDLFDVTSIPVQ from the exons ATGGGCGAAAACCAGCAAAGCAGATTCGAGAAATCCCTCGGTTTACTCACCACCAAGTTTGTAAACTTGTTACAAAAATCAACCGGTGGTGTTTTGGACCTGAAAGTG GCGGCTGATTTACTCGCCGTGCGGCAAAAGCGGCGCATTTACGACATAACCAACGTCCTCGAAGGCATCGGTCTGATCGAAAAGAAGAGCAAAAACAGTATTCAGTGGAA GCCCTACACGTACAAGGACGCGCTCCCGGGCTGCAACACGCAAGAGTTCGCCTTGAAAGTGACCAATTTGAAGAAAGAACTTGCAAAACTTGACGAGTTTGAGCAAGAGCTGGACAAACACAAGCTGTGGATTGAGCAAAGCATAAGGAACACGACCGAAGACATCCAAACCAAGCGCTACCTGTACGTGAACAATGAGGACCTGTCCAAGGTTTTCATGGAAGATGAGACGGTTATTTTGCTAAATGCGCCCACTGATGTCACCACGATTGGttaccaaaaaaatgcaaacaatgcCAATTTTCTCAAAGTCCAGTCCAAGGGAAGCCCAATTATCGCAAACATTTTAAGTCTAGCCCCGGAGCCCGAAATTCGGGTTCCGAGGAAACGGCCCAAGGCCAGTGTTAAGACGGAAAGTGAGGAGCCAGAGAGCAAGAAAAGCCACTATGATGAGGACGTTCATGGTGACTTGATTGCGGCTGAAATACTTTTCAGGAAAATTTCTAGTGATATTGGCAAGGAGAGCAACGATTGTGAGGATTTACTGGCTGAAAAAG ggtTGTACCCACTGATTGATTTGAGCCCCTTGGGTTATAACCAAGATTACGCGTTCGGTTTGTTAGAAGAAGAGGGCATTAGTGATCTGTTTGACGTCACGTCGATTCCTGTACAGTAG
- the LOC659812 gene encoding diuretic hormone receptor-like isoform X1: MSWSEPLPQEPEPVDADLWPSSENVLNETEDIKIRLNITLQHCTSLYTNRTTALAETHPDGFCPVTTDGLLCWPPTPINETTYVKCFAELMNIRYDDTQNATRVCLANGTWTKADYSKCTEIILIPDVETQATIYFVGYVLSLITLSIALGIFTYFKELRCLRNRIHMNLMWSYMLMYIMWILTLTVLGSKGGTGASIACIFVITLLHYFHISTFFWMFVEGLYLYILVVETLTRENYKLRVYVCIGWGLPMIFILVWVIVKSFIPAAGDPATCTWFNSHDVDWIFQGPTMLVLLLNLAFLLAIMWVLITKLRSANTVETQQYHKAAKALLVLMPLLGITYVITIYAPTPDKKSEIIFECVRAVLLSTQGFTVALFYCFLNTEVQNTVRHHFETWKTRRSLGPSRLRSGSRSKDWSPRSRTESIRLYSQPTYHKRESCTSEVTITTLVTVNGGTRPSSNGSAQSRSPFLHPPRPSYGGGNV, translated from the exons ATGAGTTGGTCCGAACCTCTCCCCCAGGAGCCGGAGCCCGTCGACGCCGACTTGTGGCCCAGTTCCGAGAATGTCCTCAACGAAACAGAGGACATCAAGATCCGACTCAACATCACCTTACAACACTGCACCAGCCTCTATACCAACAGGACCACAGCCCTCGCAGAAACCCACCCAGATGGGTTTTGCCCCGTCACCACCGATGGGCTGCTGTGCTGGCCGCCCACGCCCATCAACGAGACGACCTATGTCAAGTGCTTCGCCGAATTGATGAACATCAGATACGACGACACAC aGAATGCCACAAGAGTTTGCCTCGCTAATGGGACATGGACGAAAGCCGATTATTCCAAATGCACCGAAATCATTCTTATCCCCGACGTCGAAACCCAAGCCACGATTTATTTCGTCGGATACGTTTTAAGTTTAATTACACTGTCGATAGCTTTGGGAATTTTCACATATTTCAA AGAGCTGCGCTGCTTGAGAAACCGAATTCACATGAATCTCATGTGGTCTTACATGTTAATGTACATAATGTGGATTCTGACCCTGACGGTT CTGGGCTCCAAAGGGGGCACTGGAGCCTCCATAGCTTGCATATTCGTCATCACACTGCTACATTACTTCCACATTTCCACGTTTTTTTGGATGTTTGTTGAGG GCCTGTATCTTTATATTCTCGTCGTTGAAACACTGACCAGGGAGAATTATAAATTGAGGGTTTATGTGTGCATCGGGTGGG GCTTGCCAATGATTTTCATCCTCGTTTGGGTGATTGTCAAGAGCTTTATCCCGGCAGCGGGCGACCCAGCCACA TGCACTTGGTTCAACAGTCATGACGTGGACTGGATTTTCCAAGGGCCTACAATGCTGGTTCTCCTGCTGAATTTGGCCTTCCTGCTGGCCATAATGTGGGTCCTCATAACAAAACTGCGATCTGCCAATACGGTGGAAACCCAACAGTATCATAAAGCGGCCAAAGCCCTCCTCGTACTTATGCCCTTGCTGGGCATCACCTACGTTATCACAATCTACGCCCCAACCCCTGATAAGAAATCGGAAATCATTTTCGAGTGCGTCCGCGCTGTCCTTCTCTCGACACAG GGCTTCACTGTCGCTCTATTCTACTGCTTCTTAAACACGGAGGTGCAGAACACCGTCCGCCACCACTTCGAAACGTGGAAAACACGACGATCTCTGGGCCCATCCAGACTACGTTCGGGGAGTCGCAGCAAGGACTGGTCCCCCAGGTCACGCACGGAGAGTATACG ACTGTACAGTCAGCCGACGTACCACAAAAGGGAGTCGTGCACTTCCGAAGTGACCATCACGACGTTGGTCACCGTCAACGGGGGCACCAGGCCCTCCTCCAACGGCAGCGCGCAGAGCAGGAGCCCCTTCCTGCACCCTCCAAGACCCAGCTATGGCGGAGGCAACGTTTAG
- the LOC659812 gene encoding diuretic hormone receptor-like isoform X2: MSWSEPLPQEPEPVDADLWPSSENVLNETEDIKIRLNITLQHCTSLYTNRTTALAETHPDGFCPVTTDGLLCWPPTPINETTYVKCFAELMNIRYDDTQNATRVCLANGTWTKADYSKCTEIILIPDVETQATIYFVGYVLSLITLSIALGIFTYFKELRCLRNRIHMNLMWSYMLMYIMWILTLTVLGSKGGTGASIACIFVITLLHYFHISTFFWMFVEGLYLYILVVETLTRENYKLRVYVCIGWGLPMIFILVWVIVKSFIPAAGDPATCTWFNSHDVDWIFQGPTMLVLLLNLAFLLAIMWVLITKLRSANTVETQQYHKAAKALLVLMPLLGITYVITIYAPTPDKKSEIIFECVRAVLLSTQGFTVALFYCFLNTEVQNTVRHHFETWKTRRSLGPSRLRSGSRSKDWSPRSRTESIRNTEWTLVMPDDVDAEGKVSPPVNGSVR; this comes from the exons ATGAGTTGGTCCGAACCTCTCCCCCAGGAGCCGGAGCCCGTCGACGCCGACTTGTGGCCCAGTTCCGAGAATGTCCTCAACGAAACAGAGGACATCAAGATCCGACTCAACATCACCTTACAACACTGCACCAGCCTCTATACCAACAGGACCACAGCCCTCGCAGAAACCCACCCAGATGGGTTTTGCCCCGTCACCACCGATGGGCTGCTGTGCTGGCCGCCCACGCCCATCAACGAGACGACCTATGTCAAGTGCTTCGCCGAATTGATGAACATCAGATACGACGACACAC aGAATGCCACAAGAGTTTGCCTCGCTAATGGGACATGGACGAAAGCCGATTATTCCAAATGCACCGAAATCATTCTTATCCCCGACGTCGAAACCCAAGCCACGATTTATTTCGTCGGATACGTTTTAAGTTTAATTACACTGTCGATAGCTTTGGGAATTTTCACATATTTCAA AGAGCTGCGCTGCTTGAGAAACCGAATTCACATGAATCTCATGTGGTCTTACATGTTAATGTACATAATGTGGATTCTGACCCTGACGGTT CTGGGCTCCAAAGGGGGCACTGGAGCCTCCATAGCTTGCATATTCGTCATCACACTGCTACATTACTTCCACATTTCCACGTTTTTTTGGATGTTTGTTGAGG GCCTGTATCTTTATATTCTCGTCGTTGAAACACTGACCAGGGAGAATTATAAATTGAGGGTTTATGTGTGCATCGGGTGGG GCTTGCCAATGATTTTCATCCTCGTTTGGGTGATTGTCAAGAGCTTTATCCCGGCAGCGGGCGACCCAGCCACA TGCACTTGGTTCAACAGTCATGACGTGGACTGGATTTTCCAAGGGCCTACAATGCTGGTTCTCCTGCTGAATTTGGCCTTCCTGCTGGCCATAATGTGGGTCCTCATAACAAAACTGCGATCTGCCAATACGGTGGAAACCCAACAGTATCATAAAGCGGCCAAAGCCCTCCTCGTACTTATGCCCTTGCTGGGCATCACCTACGTTATCACAATCTACGCCCCAACCCCTGATAAGAAATCGGAAATCATTTTCGAGTGCGTCCGCGCTGTCCTTCTCTCGACACAG GGCTTCACTGTCGCTCTATTCTACTGCTTCTTAAACACGGAGGTGCAGAACACCGTCCGCCACCACTTCGAAACGTGGAAAACACGACGATCTCTGGGCCCATCCAGACTACGTTCGGGGAGTCGCAGCAAGGACTGGTCCCCCAGGTCACGCACGGAGAGTATACG AAACACGGAATGGACGTTGGTAATGCCGGACGATGTCGATGCCGAAGGAAAAGTCTCTCCTCCCGTCAACGGAAGCGTCCGTTAA